The Leclercia sp. S52 genome has a segment encoding these proteins:
- the malK gene encoding maltose/maltodextrin ABC transporter ATP-binding protein MalK: protein MASVELRNVTKAWGDVVVSKDINLDIQEGEFVVFVGPSGCGKSTLLRMIAGLETITSGDLMIGDTRMNDIPPAERGVGMVFQSYALYPHLSVAENMSFGLKLAGAKKETINQRVTQVAEVLQLAHLLDRKPKALSGGQRQRVAIGRTLVAEPRVFLLDEPLSNLDAALRVQMRIEISRLHKRLGRTMIYVTHDQVEAMTLADKIVVLDAGRVAQVGKPLELYHYPADRFVAGFIGSPKMNFLPVKVTATAIEQVQVELPNRQQVWLPVDSANVNVGANMSLGIRPEHLLPSHIADVTLEGEVQVVEQLGHETQIHIQIPAIRQNLVYRQNDVVLVKEGATFAIGLPPERCHLFREDGTACRRLHQEPGV from the coding sequence ATGGCGAGCGTAGAACTGCGTAACGTAACGAAAGCCTGGGGTGACGTGGTGGTATCAAAAGATATCAACCTCGATATCCAGGAAGGCGAATTCGTGGTTTTTGTTGGCCCGTCAGGCTGCGGTAAATCCACGCTGCTGCGCATGATTGCCGGTCTGGAAACCATCACCAGCGGTGATTTGATGATTGGCGATACCCGGATGAACGATATCCCACCTGCGGAGCGCGGCGTCGGGATGGTATTCCAGTCCTATGCGCTCTATCCGCATCTCTCCGTTGCCGAGAACATGTCGTTCGGCCTGAAGCTGGCCGGCGCCAAAAAAGAGACCATCAACCAGCGCGTGACCCAGGTCGCCGAGGTGCTCCAGCTGGCGCACCTGCTAGATCGTAAGCCGAAGGCGCTCTCCGGTGGCCAGCGTCAGCGTGTGGCGATTGGCCGTACGCTGGTGGCGGAACCGCGCGTGTTCCTGCTCGATGAGCCACTGTCGAACCTCGACGCCGCGCTGCGCGTGCAGATGCGTATTGAAATCTCCCGTCTGCACAAGCGTCTGGGTCGCACCATGATTTACGTCACCCACGATCAGGTCGAAGCGATGACCCTGGCCGACAAGATTGTGGTGCTGGATGCCGGTCGCGTGGCACAGGTGGGCAAACCGCTGGAACTCTATCACTACCCGGCAGACCGCTTTGTTGCGGGCTTTATTGGCTCGCCAAAGATGAACTTCCTGCCGGTCAAAGTCACCGCCACCGCTATCGAACAGGTTCAGGTAGAGCTGCCGAACCGCCAGCAGGTGTGGTTACCGGTAGACAGTGCAAACGTCAACGTGGGGGCAAACATGTCCCTCGGGATCCGCCCTGAGCATCTGCTGCCGAGCCACATCGCTGATGTGACGCTGGAAGGCGAGGTTCAGGTGGTTGAGCAACTTGGTCATGAAACACAGATTCATATCCAGATCCCCGCCATTCGTCAGAACCTGGTGTACCGCCAGAATGACGTGGTGTTGGTAAAAGAGGGTGCCACATTCGCTATCGGCTTGCCGCCAGAGCGCTGCCATCTCTTCCGGGAAGATGGCACTGCATGTCGTCGGT